In Phaeodactylum tricornutum CCAP 1055/1 chromosome 10, whole genome shotgun sequence, a single genomic region encodes these proteins:
- a CDS encoding predicted protein, translating into MKLSYVTSLPAMTSACNTGQYRMGRSCMNGSNSIRNCARRHHCGGNRHGWGHACRNGVVHEDAAEKLLVSSWGPRSLGHHNCAPGIGPHEGQQDTKMCFGQGHPGSQKGQGWNFWQSSSTTQGQVLSPAQGRGRRQGLGMGWRSTEESQPCELRNMVGQSSHAPLVDIVTDDDHVFQIAFDLPYAKPSDIEISVNRQDRVLTVSGMRQIGFGSETSMIPFLERISIDSWISMDRFSAKLSNGLLLVTAPKEFDAKDSFVQKISIQDVDTKEQATD; encoded by the coding sequence ATGAAACTATCCTATGTTACTTCACTACCAGCAATGACTTCGGCTTGCAACACCGGGCAATACCGGATGGGACGCTCTTGCATGAATGGTAGTAACTCCATTCGGAATTGTGCTAGACGTCACCATTGCGGAGGCAATCGCCACGGCTGGGGTCATGCGTGCCGGAATGGGGTGGTTCATGAGGATGCAGCGGAAAAGTTGCTTGTGTCTAGCTGGGGTCCTCGTAGTCTTGGTCACCACAACTGTGCGCCGGGAATCGGACCCCATGAAGGACAGCAAGATACGAAAATGTGCTTTGGGCAGGGACACCCAGGCAgtcaaaaaggccaaggctgGAACTTCTGGCAATCTAGTTCCACTACGCAGGGTCAAGTGCTTAGCCCGGCTCAAGGAAGAGGACGCCGGCAGGGTTTAGGCATGGGTTGGCGCTCGACGGAGGAAAGTCAGCCATGTGAATTGAGAAACATGGTTGGACAGAGTTCCCATGCGCCGTTGGTTGATATCGTTACAGATGATGACCATGTATTTCAAATAGCTTTTGACTTGCCCTATGCAAAACCATCGGACATTGAAATCTCTGTCAATAGACAGGATAGAGTCTTGACTGTTTCGGGTATGCGTCAAATTGGATTTGGAAGTGAAACTTCTATGATCCCTTTCTTGGAGCGCATTTCCATAGATTCATGGATCAGTATGGATCGATTCTCGGCGAAGCTAAGCAACGGATTATTGCTGGTTACAGCCCCAAAAGAATTTGATGCGAAAGACAGCTTTGTCCAGAAGATTTCCATCCAGGATGTCGACACTAAAGAGCAAGCTACGGATTAG
- a CDS encoding predicted protein yields the protein MKLSTYTIFAALPVMAAAYNMGGYRFARPLYVRGVRCEPSTRGKSQCQPDPVDQAFQNLENQVTGNARGRRRRWKNEEEMLRQQQEWVNRAFGLASEVASKVNANKGEVRDEVLRQQQEWTNRAFAIANDVATGRTTPRYEVNDDNEAFSVALDVPGVKASDIDISVDEEEHVLMISGERKVGRGEDARVNKFSKSFSLDSSTQTEQLTARLSNGVLMITVPKEFKKKESTVRKVAIVEVTDDATPINEVRNKENEDPPVSEKDYVEKDDAEDETKPTKDE from the coding sequence ATGAAACTTTCTACCTACACGATCTTTGCCGCTCTTCCGGTCATGGCGGCTGCTTACAACATGGGCGGTTATCGCTTTGCCCGTCCTCTCTACGTTCGCGGCGTCCGTTGCGAACCTTCGACCCGGGGCAAAAGCCAGTGCCAGCCAGATCCGGTAGACCAGGCCTTTCAAAATCTCGAGAATCAGGTTACCGGAAATGCTCGTGGTCGACGTCGTCGGTGGAAGAATGAAGAAGAGATGCTCCGTCAACAGCAGGAATGGGTCAATCGTGCGTTCGGTCTTGCCTCGGAAGTTGCGTCCAAGGTCAATGCCAACAAAGGAGAAGTTCGGGACGAAGTTCTTCGACAGCAGCAAGAATGGACGAATAGAGCTTTTGCGATTGCCAATGATGTAGCCACTGGCCGTACGACCCCTCGGTATGAAGTGAACGACGATAATGAGGCCTTTTCTGTGGCGTTGGATGTTCCAGGTGTCAAAGCTTCAGACATTGACATTTCCGTAGATGAAGAAGAGCATGTCTTGATGATTTCGGGAGAACGAAAGGTTGGGCGTGGCGAGGATGCGCGGGTGAACAAGTTTTCCAAGAGCTTTTCGCTGGATAGCTCTACTCAGACCGAACAATTAACCGCAAGGTTGAGCAATGGAGTTTTGATGATTACGGTACCGAAAGAATTTAAAAAGAAGGAAAGTACTGTGAGGAAGGTAGCAATAGTCGAAGTGACAGACGATGCTACGCCAATCAATGAAGTTCGGAATAAAGAGAATGAGGACCCGCCTGTATCCGAGAAGGACTatgttgagaaagatgaTGCGGAAGATGAGACCAAGCCCACCAAAGACGAGTAA
- a CDS encoding 2-hydroxyacid dehydrogenase (This dehydrogenase is close to D-lactate dehydrogenase || Most probably a 2-hydroxyacid dehyrdogenase, similar to D-lactate dehydrogenase, with NAD+ or NADP+ as acceptor. The model encodes for an N-terminal transcription factor domain of the CAP family, presumably activated by binding of an effector molecule.; 2-hydroxyacid dehydrogenase), whose protein sequence is DLEYFYLPIIFKSHVTGFEPTKDLFLEQGNIVAGQYLVEGELGSAAFSTAYRCTDLNSDQDSDGEHEEVCLKVIKNTKDFFDQSLDEIKILELLRQTGKCNENHLIEMKTFFYHREHLIIVTELLRQNLFEFGKFIIEDNEEPYFTMNRLAYITRQCLTALRFVHNLGLVHSDVKPENILLASYSRAQIKLIDFGSSCYLTDRQSSYIQSRSYRAPEVVLGLPYDGRIDIWSLGCVVAEMYTGEVTFQNDSIVSMLSRIEAICGAFPYHMIVQGRQSENFFTKRGLLFESLSEEEETNNDSHHSDKGEQNTLSKDLTRQAMFVDFVRKLLTIDPEVRPTAGQALEHPWMKYASA, encoded by the exons GATCTTGAGTATTTTTACCTGCCAATCATTTTCAAATCACATGTCACGGGGTTCGAGCCGACGAAGGATTTATTTTTGGAACAAGGGAATATTGTTGCAGGCCAGTATCTTGTGGAAGGTGAACTTGGAAGCGCGGCTTTCAGTACGGCCTACCGATGCACTGACTTGAATTCTGATCAAGATAGCGACGGCGAACACGAAGAAGTTTGCctgaaagtgatcaagaaCACAAAGGATTTTTTTGACCAatcgttggacgaaatcaaaatATTGGAATTATTGCGACAGACTGGAAAGTGCAATGAGAATCATCTTATCGAGATGAAGACATTTTTCTACCACAGAGAGCATCTTATCATTGTGACAGAacttcttcgacaaaatcTCTTCGAGTTCGGCAAGTTCATTATTGAGGACAACGAAGAGCCGTACTTCACCATGAATCGACTTGCCTACATCACTCGGCAATGTCTTACTGCTCTACGCTTCGTTCATAATCTTGGCCTAGTTCACTCAGATGTGAAGCCGGAAAATATCCTTCTGGCAAGCTACAGCCGCGCGCAGATTAAGCTGATCGATTTTGGAAGTTCATGCTACCTCACGGATCGGCAATCGTCATATATACAATCGAGGTCCTACCGCGCACCCGAAGTGGTGCTGGGCCTACCCTACGATGGACGCATCGACATTTGGTCGTTGGGCTGTGTTGTTGCTGAAATGTACACGGGGGAGGTGACCTTCCAGAATGACTCGATCGTTTCCATGTTGAGTCGAATTGAAGCTATATGCGGCGCATTTCCCTACCATATGATTGTACAGGGACGGCAAAGCGAAAATTTCTTTACCAAGCGTGGTCTTTTATTTGAAAGTCTCagcgaggaagaagaaacaaataATGATAGCCACCATTCGGACAAGGGCGAGCAAAAC ACGCTGTCCAAAGACCTGACTCGACAAGCCATGTTTGTagattttgttcgaaaacTTCTAACGATCGACCCCGAAGTTCGTCCAACAGCTGGTCAGGCTTTGGAGCACCCTTGGATGAAATATGCTTCAGCA
- the Tpt5 gene encoding predicted protein produces the protein MRFAAWLVILTGTFVEADRVQSTQPQSASNFGKPPRNWVSSSAASGSRGTLTIESATGMDHSQRTRRTTLDTRGGAATKTTNVKLRVASSRAVVAPTAAPHPLLHTLKVGFYFALWYALNIVYNILNKKLLNVLPSPVTVGSIQFGVGCFYVLLVWALKLRPAPTLTSQGKAAVQKVGFWHCTGQLASMVSLGAGPVSFTHIVKALEPFFSAVVSALAFGTWMKPQVYATLLPVVGGVGYACLKERSFSWLAFYMAMGSNLAFALRAVLSKVAMSSGANVGTNISSTNVFAMVTLAAFVWSIPMALVTEGRSFGTLWNKALSQQSAADLCKALFVSGMFHYLNNEVMYLALGNVHPVTLAVGNTMKRVIIMVASVMVFQNEITPQAAVGSAIGIAGVLLYSLTKQYYEKLEAKRYDAIKQTRKKR, from the exons ATGAGGTTTGCAGCATGGCTCGTTATACTTACGGGGACGTTCGTGGAGGCCGACAGGGTACAGTCTACTCAACCACAATCGGCATCCAACTTTGGGAAACCCCCACGGAACTGGGTGTCATCTTCGGCTGCATCGGGTAGCCGTGGCACCTTGACGATTGAATCCGCGACGGGGATGGATCATTCGCAACGCACCCGAAGGACGACACTGGACACGCGGGGTGGTGCAGcgaccaagacgacgaacGTCAAGTTGCGCGTCGCATCGTCCCGCGCGGTCGTCGCACCTACCGCTGCGCCCCATCCATTGCTCCACACACTCAAGGTTGGCTTCTACTTTGCTCTCTGGTACGCACTCAACATTGTCTACAACA TCCTGAATAAGAAGTTGTTGAACGTGCTGCCCTCACCCGTTACGGTCGGATCGATTCAATTCGGTGTCGGCTGTTTCTACGTGTTGCTCGTGTGGGCTTTGAAACTCCGTCCCGCTCCGACCTTGACGTCGCAAGGTAAGGCGGCCGTTCAGAAGGTCGGTTTTTGGCATTGCACCGGTCAGCTCGCGTCTATGGTGAGTCTCGGTGCCGGGCCCGTTTCCTTTACCCACATTGTCAAGGCTCTGGAACCGTTCTTTTCGGCAGTCGTTTCGGCTCTCGCATTTGGTACATGGATGAAACCGCAAGTGTACGCAACGCTCTTGCCCGTCGTGGGTGGAGTCGGATACGCTTGCCTAAAGGAACGGTCTTTTTCCTGGTTGGCCTTTTACATGGCCATGGGAAGTAACCTCGCCTTTGCCCTTCGGGCCGTCTTGTCCAAGGTTGCCATGTCCTCGGGAGCCAACGTGGGCACAAACATTTCGTCGACCAACGTTTTTGCCATGGTCACCCTAGCGGCCTTTGTGTGGTCTATTCCCATGGCACTCGTGACCGAAGGACGTAGCTTTGGTACATTGTGGAATAAGGCATTGTCGCAACAATCGGCTGCCGATCTTTGCAAAGCATTGTTCGTATCGGGCATGTTTCATTACTTGAATAATGAAGTCATGTATTTGGCGTTGGGTAACGTCCATCCCGTAACGTTGGCGGTAGGGAATACCATGAAGCGAGTGATCAT TATGGTGGCCTCCGTTATGGTATTTCAAAACGAAATTACGCCGCAGGCCGCTGTAGGGTCCGCGATTGGGATCGCTGGCGTCCTTCTCTACTCCCTCACCAAACAGTACTACGAAAAACTGGAGGCTAAACGGTACGACGCAATCAAGCAGACTCGCAAGAAACGATAG
- a CDS encoding predicted protein has protein sequence MSKLESSPTTQISSQQSKLKAEENKKKKPPPQYNPRWKGYCLILISSLINLSSISNIDQQSDFSGEWGFCLCFGVFSFVFALLILILDRTQCGVETFSFTKAMDGKLEGYVLLFVSLWWLVGVAYITQVNGIAYKANNIYFSSWLVPASCAYTLNKWSTEKDVLSFAEMTGLSATLKSWYILFLSSVVSLGSSIDMLLHLYSIKQDQAIAGVVIGIVSTCLSIGWICVHYKFIEFFKQGGWQELSCCVVLIVLWIIGVSIITQEGGIGSTLGGSGCRNIDNQLYGIQITELENCTISLVGSDQERLTYNCYDTINRSIPGSNLYFSVWCCLGATLNIALRWKAQQALQFAQAQNERLMDKAKISSGDGEDGASDGEDLEDFEDADDY, from the exons ATGAGCAAATTAGAATCATCGCCAACCACCCAAATCTCCTCACAGCAGTCTAAACTAAAAGCAGAggagaacaagaagaaaaagccgcCACCGCAATACAATCCTCGTTGGAAGGGGTACTGTTTAATATTGATTTCATCGCTCATTAATTTGAGTTCTATCAGCAACATCGATCAACAGAGTGACTTTTCCGGAGAATGGGGATTCTGTTTATGCTTTGGagtcttttccttcgtcTTCGCTCTCTTAATCCTAATACTGGATCGGACACAATGCGGAGTTGAAACCTTTAGCTTCACCAAAGCGATGGATGGGAAACTTGAAGGATATGTATTGCTTTTTGTTAGCTTGTGGTGGCTCGTGGGAGTTGCGTACATAACGCAAGTGAACGGCATTGCATACAAG GCAAACAACATCTACTTTTCGTCATGGTTAGTTCCGGCTTCTTGCGCCTATACACTCAACAAGTGGTCAACGGAGAAGGACGTTCTGTCCTTTGCTGAGATGACCGGGCTGAGTGCAACACTAAAAAGCTGGTACATTTTGTTTCTATCATCGGTAGTTTCTTTGGGCTCGTCAATTGACATGCTGTTGCACCTTTACTCAATAAAGCAGGACCAAGCCATAGCTGGTGTCGTAATTGGGATTGTTTCGACATGTCTATCAATTGGTTGGATCTGTGTGCACTATAAATTTATTGAGTTTTTCAAGCAGGGAGGCTGGCAGGAATTGTCATGTTGCGTGGTCTTGATTGTCCTGTGGATCATTGGTGTTTCTATAATTACACAAGAAGGCGGAATTGGGTCCACACTCGGGGGCTCTGGATGTCGGAATATTGACAACCAGTTATACGGGATCCAAATAACAGAATTGGAGAACTGCACCATTTCGTTGGTGGGCAGCGATCAAGAGCGCCTCACGTACAATTGCTACGACACCATCAATCGCTCCATTCCCGGATCAAATTTATATTTTTCCGTTTGGTGCTGTCTCGGAGCCACGCTGAACATTGCGTTGCGGTGGAAGGCTCAGCAAGCTCTGCAATTCGCACAGGCACAGAATGAACGGCTCAtggacaaggccaagatTTCATCCGGTGACGGCGAGGACGGTGCCAGCGACGgcgaagacttggaagatTTCGAAGATGCCGACGATTACTGA
- a CDS encoding predicted protein has product DYGELERHYQFLPNAAANEESSISTHPQGDTWQERMVKRYHDHLYKDYVLADFSKAREKQLGLRWRTEHEVRIGKGSQSCGNKKCPSHVSKECERLKCVAHGVHLSNFEVPFSYNEHAIQKIELVKLCLCLRCAPLL; this is encoded by the exons GACTATGGTGAGCTGGAACGACACTATCAGTTCCTGCCGAACGCGGCGGCCAACGAAGAATCTAGTATCTCGACTCACCCGCAAGGTGACACTTGGCAAGAGCGGATGGTGAAACGTTATCACGATCATCTTTATAAAGACTATGTATTGGCAGACTTCTCTAAGGCGCGAGAGAAGCAGCTTGGCCTACGATGGCGAACCGAACACGAAGTGCGGATCGGAAAAGGATCACAGTCGTGTGGCAACAAAAAATGCCCTTCTCACGTATCGA AGGAATGTGAGAGACTCAAATGCGTGGCCCATGGTGTGCACCTCTCCAATTTTGAAGTTCCATTTTCCTATAACGAGCATGCGATACAGAAAATCGAGCTGGTAAAGTTATGCCTTTGCCTGAGATGCGCTCCGCTACTC